From a region of the Helianthus annuus cultivar XRQ/B chromosome 5, HanXRQr2.0-SUNRISE, whole genome shotgun sequence genome:
- the LOC110942882 gene encoding protein FAR-RED IMPAIRED RESPONSE 1-like, with the protein MLLRDITLFSDFSVPPCVFSDEVSSSSQRHSHKTGLPFIIPDVSEELKPRKDMVFSSLDDCYSMYVKYAKECGFSDRKGTTKRNSKGVLHIEYFLCTRVVVYKDKKVDTLDPNQKERVVRSNFSKRTDCGALLCVLFEDGFWKVYKFVEEHNHELVERPDKHFLPTERHHTQLQKHVIHSMSKLNLGPVKAFNVMKTCFGGFEDVGANNHHCNVTFGATLLSSETADTYIWLLRVFLKAVGSQPKVVVTDQDPAMKKAISVVFVDTRHRLCMWHVMHKLSLKVGVRLCNSTNFKERICGVVWTDILTPEEFESKWEAVIAKFNLEDNDWLSDIFALRESWIPAYYRMEHMSGLMRTTSRSESENHFFGQVCNSKATLVEFMTLYETAIEAQRHTHRKNDHESRYKRPQLKSSYKLLEGQAVYIYTKSIFCDVQAKLIGVADCINQRYEDQPDDIHSMHGVIEILFLAFFREFPKQYILNRWRKEASPNCSPEFSISREYMTELDPVVQSMMRDIIYSTEYTLNRLSGNKEELSLYKDHVQSYMKKVQDMQIVAPPASSRDIFAEITGQYKNDKNPIRVPVGYKSKGSGSRKRLKSKQERAIDKKKSKSKLGAKERQCQNCKAYGHLLVAQQTSSSSANSIEAGKKKAYLVNQDDEILQEGFSWDKYILAYSKFREFIA; encoded by the exons ATGTTATTACGAGACATCACTCTGTTTTCTGATTTTTCTGTTCCTCCATGTGTTTTCTCAGACGAAGTCTCTTCCTCGAGTCAACGGCATTCCCACAAAACTGGATTACCATTTATCATTCCTGACGTCAGTGAAGAATTAAAGCCCAGAAAGGACATGGTATTCTCAAGCCTTGATGATTGTTATTCAATGTATGTTAAGTATGCCAAGGAGTGTGGGTTTTCAGACAGGAAAGGGACTACAAAGAGAAACTCTAAAGGTGTCTTACATATTGAGTATTTCTTGTGTACGAGAGTTGTGGTATATAAGGATAAGAAGGTTGATACTTTGGACCCCAATCAAAAGGAGCGAGTAGTGCGATCTAACTTTTCAAAGAGGACTGATTGTGGTGCATTGTTATGTGTGCTTTTTGAGGATGGATTTTGGAAGGTGTATAAGTTTGTCGAGGAGCACAATCATGAACTTGTTGAACGTCCTGATAAGCATTTTCTTCCAACTGAACGACACCACACTCAACTCCAGAAGCATGTTATACACAGCATGTCTAAGCTGAATTTGGGTCCTGTCAAggcgtttaatgttatgaagactTGTTTTGGAGGTTTTGAAGACGTGGGTGCAA ACAATCATCACTGCAATGTTACATTTGGTGCAACATTGTTGTCTTCGGAAACTGCTGATACGTATATTTGGTTGTTAAGAGTTTTTTTAAAAGCTGTTGGTtctcaaccaaaagttgttgtcactGACCAAGATCCAGCGATGAAGAAAGCTATTTCTGTTGTATTTGTTGACACGAGGCATCGGTTATGCATGTGGCATGTGATGCATAAACTTTCTCTGAAG GTTGGTGTTAGGCTATGTAATTCCACCAATTTTAAAGAACGTATTTGTGGTGTTGTGTGGACGGATATTCTCACACCTGAAGAGTTTGAATCAAAATGGGAAGCGGTTATTGCAAAATTCAATTTAGAAGATAATGACTGGCTATCTGATATTTTTGCACTTAGGGAATCTTGGATCCCTGCATACTATAGAATGGAGCATATGTCTGGTCTTATGCGAACGACATCCAGGTCGGAGAGTGAGAATCATTTTTTTGGTCAAGTGTGCAATTCGAAAGCTACTCTTGTTGAGTTCATGACGCTTTATGAGACTGCAATAGAAGCACAGCGTCACACACATCGTAAAAATGATCATGAATCTCGATACAAAAGACCCCAGTTGAAGAGTAGTTACAAATTGTTGGAAGGGCAAGCTgtttatatatacacaaaaagtATTTTTTGTGACGTTCAAGCTAAGCTTATTGGAGTTGCGGATTGCATAAATCAACGTTATGAAGATCAGCCTGatg aCATACATTCTATGCATGGCGTTATAGAGatattgtttttggcgtttttcag ggaatttccaaaacaatacattTTGAATAGATGGCGCAAAGAGGCCTCCCCAAACTGCTCTCCTGAATTCTCAATTAGTCGTGAATATATGACCGAGCTTGATCCTGTTGTGCAAAGTATGATGCGAGATATTATTTATTCAACCGAATACACTTTGAACCGTTTATCTGGTAATAAAGAGGAgctatccttatacaaggatcatgTTCAATCTTATATGAAGAAGGTTCAAGATATGCAGATTGTTGCTCCTCCCGCTAGTTCTAGGGATATATTTGCCGAGATAACTGGTCAATATAAAAACGACAAGAATCCGATAAGAGTCCCTGTAGGTTATAAATCCAAAGGTTCTGGTTCTCGGAAGCGCCTGAAATCTAAACAGGAGAGAGCAATCGACAAAAAGAAATCAAAGTCGAAACTCGGGGCCAAAGAAAGACAGTGTCAGAACTGCAAAGCCTATGGAcacttgttg GTAGCTCAACAAACGTCATCATCCAGTGCTAATTCGATTGAAgctggaaagaagaaagcttatctagttaatcaagatgatgaaataTTGcaagagggatttagctgggacaaatacattctgGCTTATTCAAAGTTTAGAGAATTTATTGCATAA